A genomic region of Colletotrichum destructivum chromosome 1, complete sequence contains the following coding sequences:
- a CDS encoding Putative RNA polymerase, subunit omega/Rpo6/RPB6, DNA-directed RNA polymerase, 14-18kDa subunit: MSDFGDDDVGGGDEPMYEDEAADYWDPEAPVDEDDVVRAEGDEEEADNVVVSGDPSAAANSGKGNEKSHRDKKIPDDQRTTTPYMTKYERARILGTRALQISMNAPVLVDLEGETDPLQIAIKELREKKIPLIVRRYMPDGYYEDWTCEELLQ; this comes from the exons ATGTCGGACtttggtgacgatgacgtTGGCGGAGG CGACGAGCCCATGtacgaggacgaggcggctGACTACTGGGACCCGGAGgcgcccgtcgacgaggatgacgtAGTGCGAGCCGAGggtgatgaggaggaagccgaTAACGTCGTTGTGTCAGGAGACCCGTCGGCCGCGGCAAACTCAGGAAAGGGCAACGAAAAGTCTCACCGCGACAAGAAGATTcccgacgaccagcgaaCTACAACACCCTACATGACGAAGTACGAGCGCGCTCGTATCCTCGGCACCCGCGCTCTTCAGATTAG TATGAACGCGCCTGTGTTGGTGGACCTGGAAGGCGAGACAGATCCTCTTCAAATCGCGATCAAGGAGCTCCGAGAGAAGAAGATCCCTCTCATCGTGCGCCGGTACATGCCCGATGGATA CTACGAGGATTGGACTTGCGAGGAGCTTCTCCAGTAG